The Halorientalis sp. IM1011 genome window below encodes:
- a CDS encoding CBS domain-containing protein codes for MKVADAMTPRSEVVTVELPGTRDDVLEYLQERAFSSVPVIKETEAGEEFRGLVSRDALIERPDEDQLALLVEEVPTTTAEADLTEVAELMVTENARRVPVVDGRLEGIVTITDVIRAIAEDEVDGDTEVGDLATREINCVYVETPLPVAERELSHADVPYAVVLDEEGNMDGIITEVDILDVARVVEGEADTGESIADDDDDWKWESVKAVGNSYMPTRNVEIPAKPVREFMSDGVITLSKRKTARDAAQLMIDNDIEQLPLVSGDTLTGIVEDVDLLRALYR; via the coding sequence ATGAAGGTCGCAGACGCCATGACGCCCCGTTCGGAGGTCGTCACGGTCGAGTTGCCAGGGACGCGTGACGACGTCCTCGAGTACCTCCAGGAGCGGGCGTTCTCGTCGGTCCCCGTCATCAAAGAGACCGAAGCGGGCGAGGAGTTCCGGGGGCTGGTCTCCCGAGACGCACTGATCGAACGGCCCGACGAGGACCAGCTCGCGCTCCTGGTCGAAGAAGTCCCCACCACCACGGCCGAGGCCGACCTCACCGAGGTCGCGGAGCTGATGGTCACCGAGAACGCGCGCCGTGTCCCGGTCGTCGACGGGCGGCTCGAAGGGATCGTCACCATCACCGACGTGATTCGCGCCATCGCCGAGGACGAGGTCGACGGCGATACCGAGGTCGGCGACCTCGCGACCCGCGAGATCAACTGCGTCTACGTCGAGACGCCCCTCCCCGTGGCTGAGCGGGAACTCTCCCACGCGGACGTGCCCTACGCGGTCGTCCTCGACGAGGAGGGCAACATGGACGGCATCATCACCGAGGTCGACATCCTCGACGTGGCCCGTGTCGTCGAAGGCGAGGCCGACACCGGCGAATCCATCGCCGACGACGACGACGACTGGAAGTGGGAGTCGGTCAAGGCCGTCGGCAACAGCTACATGCCCACTCGCAACGTCGAGATCCCCGCCAAACCCGTCCGGGAGTTCATGAGCGACGGCGTGATCACCCTCTCGAAGCGCAAGACGGCCCGTGACGCCGCACAGCTCATGATCGACAACGACATCGAGCAGCTCCCGCTCGTCTCCGGCGACACCCTGACCGGCATCGTCGAGGACGTGGACCTCCTGCGTGCACTCTACCGATGA
- a CDS encoding PPC domain-containing DNA-binding protein, producing MDYREVEGAREYVARLDHGVGWRSQIEEFAADEEIDAAFFFGLGAVQDATLLFYDQDEQEYYDVEFDEPFEVVPAVGNVSWLEGERFAHTHMTLSREDGSVVAGHLDEATTFAGELYVREFDTKLDREHDETTDLDLWPL from the coding sequence ATGGATTATCGCGAAGTCGAGGGCGCCCGGGAGTACGTTGCCCGGCTCGACCACGGCGTGGGCTGGCGCAGCCAGATCGAGGAGTTCGCCGCCGACGAGGAGATCGACGCGGCCTTCTTCTTCGGGCTGGGTGCGGTGCAGGACGCGACGCTTCTGTTCTACGACCAGGACGAGCAGGAGTACTACGACGTCGAGTTCGACGAACCGTTCGAGGTCGTCCCCGCGGTCGGCAACGTCTCGTGGCTGGAGGGCGAGCGCTTCGCGCACACCCACATGACGCTCTCGCGTGAGGACGGCTCGGTCGTCGCCGGCCACCTGGACGAAGCCACGACGTTCGCGGGCGAACTCTACGTGCGCGAGTTCGACACGAAACTGGATCGGGAGCACGACGAGACGACCGACCT